One region of Bacillus pumilus genomic DNA includes:
- the cshA gene encoding degradosome RNA helicase CshA, producing the protein MTITFQDFQLSESLMKAINRMGFEEATPIQAETIPLGLQNKDVIGQAQTGTGKTAAFGIPLVEKIDPASPNIQAIIIAPTRELAIQVSEELYKIGQDKRARVLPIYGGQDIGRQIRSLKKNPHIIVGTPGRLLDHINRRTMRLQNVETVVLDEADEMLNMGFIEDIESILSNVPSEHQTLLFSATMPAPIKRIAERFMTNPEHVKVKAKEMTVSNIQQFYLDIHERKKFDTLTRLLDIQSPELSIVFGRTKRRVDELTEALNLRGYTAEGIHGDLTQAKRMVALRKFKEGSIDVLVATDVAARGLDISGVTHVYNFDVPQDPESYVHRIGRTGRAGRTGMAVTFITPREKDMLRAIEQTTKRKMDRMKEPTLDEAIEGQQQVTIDRLRTIISENNLNFYMTAAAELLEDHDSVTVVAAAIKMMTKEPDATPVRLTDEAPMVSKRNRNNRSSSKRRDGGGGGGYRGKSRSSYGDKKRSSNDRNRSSSDRRQKKSYNS; encoded by the coding sequence TTGACTATAACGTTTCAAGATTTTCAATTAAGCGAAAGTCTCATGAAAGCTATTAACCGCATGGGATTTGAAGAAGCAACACCGATTCAAGCGGAAACAATTCCTCTCGGTCTTCAGAATAAAGATGTCATTGGACAAGCACAAACAGGAACAGGAAAAACTGCAGCGTTTGGTATTCCTCTTGTAGAAAAAATTGACCCAGCGTCTCCAAATATCCAAGCGATTATCATTGCGCCAACAAGAGAATTAGCGATTCAAGTATCTGAAGAGCTATACAAAATTGGACAAGACAAGCGTGCGCGTGTACTTCCGATTTACGGTGGACAAGATATCGGTCGCCAAATCCGTTCGCTCAAGAAAAATCCTCATATCATCGTAGGGACTCCAGGACGTTTACTCGATCACATTAACCGTCGTACAATGCGTCTTCAAAATGTTGAAACTGTTGTGCTTGATGAAGCAGACGAAATGCTAAACATGGGTTTCATCGAAGACATTGAATCGATCCTTTCAAATGTACCAAGTGAACACCAAACACTTTTATTCTCTGCGACAATGCCTGCACCAATTAAGCGCATTGCAGAACGTTTCATGACAAACCCAGAACACGTAAAAGTAAAAGCGAAAGAAATGACTGTCTCTAACATCCAACAGTTCTACTTGGATATCCATGAGCGTAAGAAGTTTGATACATTGACTCGTCTTCTTGACATTCAATCACCTGAGCTTTCAATTGTCTTCGGCCGTACGAAACGCCGCGTTGACGAATTGACTGAAGCACTTAACCTTAGAGGTTATACAGCTGAAGGAATTCATGGTGACTTGACTCAAGCGAAACGTATGGTTGCGCTTCGTAAATTCAAAGAAGGTTCAATCGATGTGCTTGTAGCAACAGACGTTGCAGCACGTGGACTTGATATCTCAGGCGTAACACACGTGTATAACTTTGACGTACCACAAGATCCAGAAAGCTACGTACACCGTATTGGACGTACTGGACGTGCTGGACGTACAGGTATGGCGGTGACATTTATCACACCGCGTGAAAAAGATATGCTTCGTGCGATCGAGCAAACAACTAAACGTAAAATGGATCGTATGAAAGAACCAACACTAGATGAGGCAATCGAAGGACAACAACAAGTAACCATTGATCGTCTGCGCACAATCATCAGTGAAAACAACTTAAACTTCTACATGACAGCTGCTGCTGAATTGCTAGAAGATCATGATTCTGTCACAGTGGTTGCGGCTGCCATCAAAATGATGACAAAAGAGCCAGATGCAACGCCTGTTCGTTTGACAGATGAAGCACCAATGGTTTCAAAACGCAATCGTAACAACCGCAGCTCTTCTAAACGTAGAGACGGTGGCGGCGGAGGCGGCTATCGCGGAAAAAGTCGTTCATCTTACGGTGATAAAAAGCGTTCTTCAAATGACCGCAATCGTTCTTCTAGCGATCGCCGTCAAAAGAAATCTTATAATAGCTAA
- a CDS encoding PH domain-containing protein has product MRKQPQRQISLNGLKVWRLQNGIISLIFLLIIIGVFVASYYLQWPYWIGAILAGLWVLQVIFGIWLIPKIRHRIWRYEVFENEIEIQHGLIRVTRVIVPMVRVQHVDTSQGPLLRRYRLASVQISTAATVHDIPALELEEADELRDYISRLARVTEDDV; this is encoded by the coding sequence GTGAGAAAACAGCCGCAACGTCAAATTAGTTTAAATGGTTTAAAGGTATGGCGTCTTCAAAATGGAATTATCTCATTGATTTTCTTACTCATCATCATTGGGGTATTTGTTGCTAGTTATTATCTTCAATGGCCATATTGGATTGGCGCCATCCTCGCCGGTTTATGGGTCTTGCAGGTTATTTTTGGCATCTGGCTTATACCGAAAATACGTCATCGCATCTGGCGCTACGAAGTATTCGAAAATGAAATTGAAATTCAGCATGGACTCATTCGCGTTACACGTGTGATTGTACCGATGGTGCGTGTCCAGCATGTCGATACATCACAAGGGCCGCTCTTAAGGCGCTACCGTTTGGCATCTGTTCAAATATCGACTGCTGCCACAGTTCATGATATACCTGCGCTAGAATTAGAAGAAGCAGATGAGCTTCGTGATTACATATCTCGTTTAGCAAGGGTGACGGAAGATGATGTCTGA
- a CDS encoding PH domain-containing protein, producing the protein MMSEPKRVHPISMFIDFISDAVSMIKNFIIPFFVLIFVNSNSSIRFYAFIFLGVLLLWKAVSTVLAWRRFTYRMEEDEFRVESGVITKKKKYISLERIQTVNTSEGIFQRIFGLVRVQIETAGGTDGPEVSLTAITKAEAEQLKQSIFNRKKSLQQEEVDENGDVPHDPLTAQQPVEKEINVSYRMGVPELLLAATTSSGIGVIISGCLAIYTQIDEILPLDGFLKRFSFLSHASVEIYAILIFIAVLIAWILSVGVTALQYANFTAKRKGKDIIITRGLIERHQMTIPLARIQAVKIKENILREPFGFATVMLVSAGGSITEKETSSVLFPLIRKKKINELLSQFTDDYHLAPEAELKKVPKRSLKRYLISFGFVPLLVGVILSVRFPPWGYLALIPLPIALFFGYLAYKQSGYTIKDPLIQLTSRGIGKTTGIVLRKRMQNYTMTQSFFQKKGRVASIHTFVKSSALLDSFGVHHLEEEDAARVMDWYSYEKNKSS; encoded by the coding sequence ATGATGTCTGAACCAAAACGTGTACATCCAATCTCGATGTTCATTGATTTTATATCAGATGCCGTATCCATGATTAAAAACTTCATTATCCCTTTTTTCGTGCTTATTTTTGTGAACTCGAATTCGAGCATTCGTTTTTATGCATTTATCTTTCTTGGTGTGCTTCTTTTATGGAAAGCTGTTTCAACCGTTTTAGCATGGAGACGATTTACCTACCGGATGGAAGAGGATGAATTTCGCGTGGAATCGGGCGTCATCACAAAAAAGAAAAAATATATTTCGTTAGAGCGAATTCAAACGGTGAATACAAGTGAAGGTATCTTCCAACGGATTTTTGGTTTGGTGCGGGTCCAAATCGAAACAGCTGGCGGAACAGACGGTCCGGAAGTGAGTCTGACGGCGATTACAAAAGCAGAAGCGGAACAATTAAAGCAATCGATTTTCAACCGGAAGAAAAGCTTGCAGCAAGAAGAAGTGGATGAAAATGGGGATGTCCCGCATGATCCTCTGACAGCGCAGCAACCTGTAGAAAAAGAAATCAATGTTTCCTACCGAATGGGTGTACCAGAGCTGCTTTTGGCTGCGACCACTTCCAGCGGGATCGGAGTCATTATTTCTGGGTGCCTCGCCATTTACACACAAATAGATGAAATTCTTCCTTTGGACGGTTTCCTCAAGCGGTTTTCTTTTTTAAGTCATGCGAGTGTTGAGATTTATGCGATTCTCATATTTATTGCCGTATTGATTGCTTGGATTCTTAGTGTTGGGGTAACAGCCCTTCAATATGCGAATTTTACCGCAAAACGAAAAGGGAAAGACATCATCATCACAAGAGGGCTCATTGAGAGGCATCAAATGACCATTCCGCTTGCGAGAATTCAAGCAGTGAAAATCAAAGAAAATATTCTTCGTGAACCCTTTGGCTTTGCGACGGTGATGCTTGTGAGTGCAGGAGGTTCTATTACAGAAAAAGAAACCTCTTCCGTCTTATTTCCACTGATTCGGAAGAAAAAAATCAACGAACTGCTCTCTCAATTCACAGATGATTATCATTTGGCGCCAGAAGCTGAACTGAAAAAGGTGCCAAAGCGTTCACTCAAGCGCTACCTGATCTCTTTCGGCTTTGTGCCATTACTTGTCGGCGTAATCCTATCTGTCCGTTTCCCGCCATGGGGGTATTTGGCACTCATTCCGCTGCCTATTGCTTTGTTTTTTGGTTATTTAGCTTATAAACAATCAGGCTATACGATCAAAGATCCATTGATTCAACTGACATCAAGAGGCATTGGCAAAACCACTGGCATTGTCTTGAGAAAACGAATGCAAAACTATACGATGACGCAATCTTTCTTCCAAAAGAAAGGCCGAGTGGCGAGTATTCACACCTTTGTGAAATCCTCTGCGCTGCTTGATTCCTTTGGTGTGCATCACCTTGAGGAAGAAGATGCAGCACGTGTAATGGATTGGTATTCGTATGAAAAAAATAAATCTTCTTAA
- a CDS encoding rhomboid family intramembrane serine protease, giving the protein MFIRTESFQQFIRSYPIVTTILALQFGLWLLFALPIPLIQLGHDHLVGFNYGVATGEWWRLVTPIFLHGSLTHILFNSMSLFLFAPALEHLLGKVRFLIIYLGAGFIGNLGTYWVEPLEYVHVGASGAIFGLFGVYLYLVLFKPHMMDRGNSQVILTILAVSVIMTFVNSNINIMAHLFGLIGGMLLAPLTLFFHSKKRRY; this is encoded by the coding sequence ATGTTTATTCGAACGGAGAGCTTTCAACAATTTATTAGATCGTATCCAATCGTCACAACGATCCTTGCTTTGCAATTTGGTCTATGGCTTCTATTTGCGCTTCCTATCCCTCTTATACAGCTTGGTCACGACCATCTCGTCGGTTTCAATTATGGTGTAGCTACTGGAGAATGGTGGCGGCTCGTCACACCTATTTTCCTTCACGGAAGTCTGACCCATATTTTGTTCAATTCTATGTCTTTGTTCTTATTCGCTCCAGCGCTTGAGCATTTGCTTGGGAAGGTTCGATTTCTCATTATCTATCTTGGTGCAGGGTTCATTGGCAATCTCGGAACCTATTGGGTGGAGCCTTTAGAGTATGTACATGTCGGCGCGTCTGGTGCGATCTTCGGTTTGTTTGGCGTTTATTTATACCTTGTTCTATTTAAACCGCATATGATGGACCGCGGCAATTCTCAGGTGATCTTAACGATTCTTGCCGTCTCTGTCATCATGACGTTCGTCAACTCGAACATCAATATCATGGCTCACTTATTTGGATTAATCGGCGGCATGCTCCTAGCACCTCTTACGCTATTTTTCCATTCAAAAAAAAGACGCTACTAA
- the acpS gene encoding holo-ACP synthase, with the protein MIKGIGIDIVEINRLARVLSRQPRLPERILTLSEQDIFHTLSEKRQLEFLAGRFAAKEAFAKAYGTGISRHLSFHDMEIQKDELGKPFIKSEKTKGDQVHVSITHTKEYAAAQVLIERLSS; encoded by the coding sequence ATGATCAAAGGAATAGGTATTGATATAGTAGAGATCAACCGGCTCGCGCGCGTGCTTAGTAGACAGCCTCGTTTACCAGAACGGATTTTAACGTTAAGTGAACAAGACATCTTTCACACACTCAGTGAAAAGAGGCAGCTGGAATTTTTGGCAGGACGTTTTGCAGCAAAGGAAGCTTTCGCTAAAGCATACGGAACGGGAATCAGCCGGCATTTAAGCTTTCATGATATGGAGATCCAGAAAGACGAACTTGGAAAACCTTTCATCAAAAGCGAAAAGACGAAGGGTGACCAGGTTCACGTGTCCATCACTCACACGAAAGAATATGCTGCTGCACAAGTTTTAATTGAAAGGTTGTCAAGCTAG
- a CDS encoding LolA family protein, whose amino-acid sequence MKRVRKSFVLLVTGILFVLILSACGQKSQQDIVGDLNKKAGEMTSYKAKAKMTIETGNDPQEYQVEIWYKKPELYRVYLENPKKDQSQVILRNGNGVFVLTPSLNKSFRFHSDWPNNSSQVYLFESLVKDIKNDSAAQFKAKDSKYVFETKTNYQHNQMLPTQEITFHKKTMAPASVKVLDSDKKPMVKVEFSHFEFNKSFDKDAFDEKKNMTLSQMDVATSADPSDSFTVKTPVDMPEGVKKMEEKEMMTDAGKRYVMTYGGKKSFTLIQEKARVAEASTPVTMNGEPVDLGMTVGVLTDQSLSWTSDGVDYLISSSDLSKEELLMVAKSVEGQSAK is encoded by the coding sequence TTGAAAAGGGTGAGAAAAAGCTTTGTTTTGCTTGTAACGGGAATCCTTTTTGTACTGATTCTCTCCGCATGCGGTCAAAAATCTCAGCAGGATATCGTTGGAGATTTAAACAAAAAGGCAGGGGAAATGACATCATACAAAGCCAAAGCAAAAATGACCATTGAGACAGGAAATGACCCGCAGGAGTATCAAGTAGAAATTTGGTACAAGAAGCCGGAACTTTACCGTGTCTATTTAGAAAATCCGAAAAAGGATCAGAGTCAAGTCATTTTAAGAAATGGCAATGGTGTGTTTGTGCTGACACCTTCATTGAACAAGAGCTTCCGTTTCCACAGTGATTGGCCAAATAATAGCAGTCAGGTCTACTTATTTGAGTCACTCGTGAAGGACATTAAAAATGACAGTGCCGCTCAGTTCAAAGCGAAAGATTCAAAGTATGTGTTTGAAACCAAAACCAATTATCAGCACAACCAAATGCTGCCTACCCAAGAGATTACCTTTCATAAAAAAACAATGGCGCCTGCCAGTGTGAAAGTACTGGATAGCGACAAAAAGCCAATGGTGAAAGTGGAATTCTCTCACTTTGAATTCAATAAATCCTTTGACAAAGATGCATTTGATGAGAAGAAAAACATGACACTCTCTCAAATGGATGTTGCCACAAGTGCAGACCCATCTGACAGCTTTACGGTGAAAACACCAGTTGACATGCCAGAGGGTGTGAAGAAGATGGAAGAGAAAGAAATGATGACAGATGCAGGTAAGCGTTATGTCATGACGTATGGCGGAAAGAAATCCTTCACACTCATTCAGGAAAAAGCGAGAGTCGCTGAAGCATCTACGCCTGTGACAATGAACGGTGAGCCAGTCGACCTTGGCATGACAGTTGGGGTTCTCACAGATCAATCCCTTTCATGGACATCTGACGGAGTGGACTACTTGATTTCTTCAAGTGATCTATCGAAGGAAGAGCTCTTGATGGTTGCAAAGAGTGTAGAAGGCCAGTCAGCTAAATAA
- the alr gene encoding alanine racemase — MDTNAFYRDTWAEINLSAIKHNVSHMKDHIGQSVQLMAVVKANAYGHGDIEVARAALKAGADVLAVAFLDEAVSLRNKGIKAPILVLGAVPPEYVKVAVRYNVIMTAYSIDWLRDVTKMVKGQMGQPIRFHLKIDSGMNRLGVKTIEQVNEVKKLVSEHSYLQLEGVFTHFATADEKDEAYFDRQVDTFQTLLEPLHTDKLLVHCANSAAGLRFKDVLFNMVRFGISMYGLSPSEEIKDELPFKLEEAMSLHTKLAHVKHIQEGESVSYGATYTANQDTWIGTVPVGYADGWIRKLAATEVLVGGKRRKIAGRVCMDQFMIELKDKLPVGEPVVLIGKQGEDMVSVDEIAKRLETINYEVTCSIGHRVPRVYLEDGERVHVRNPLLQGGPNFL; from the coding sequence ATGGACACAAATGCCTTTTATAGAGACACATGGGCAGAAATTAATTTATCAGCAATCAAGCATAATGTTTCACATATGAAAGATCATATCGGTCAAAGTGTTCAACTGATGGCTGTGGTGAAAGCCAATGCATATGGACATGGAGATATAGAAGTGGCGAGAGCTGCTCTCAAAGCAGGAGCAGACGTATTAGCCGTCGCCTTTTTAGATGAGGCGGTTTCTTTAAGAAATAAAGGCATCAAAGCACCAATACTTGTACTCGGCGCAGTACCGCCGGAATATGTCAAAGTCGCCGTTCGTTACAATGTCATCATGACCGCTTACTCCATCGATTGGCTGAGAGACGTCACCAAAATGGTGAAAGGGCAGATGGGACAACCGATACGTTTTCATTTGAAAATAGACAGCGGAATGAACCGATTAGGTGTGAAAACGATAGAGCAAGTGAACGAAGTGAAAAAGCTTGTCAGCGAGCACTCTTATTTACAACTGGAAGGCGTATTTACTCACTTTGCGACAGCAGATGAAAAGGATGAGGCTTACTTTGATCGGCAGGTCGACACCTTTCAAACACTGCTTGAGCCGCTTCATACGGACAAGCTGCTCGTTCATTGCGCCAACAGTGCTGCAGGTTTAAGGTTTAAAGACGTTTTGTTTAATATGGTTCGCTTCGGCATCAGTATGTACGGGCTGTCACCGTCTGAAGAAATCAAAGATGAATTGCCTTTCAAGCTCGAAGAAGCCATGTCTCTTCATACAAAGCTTGCCCATGTAAAGCATATTCAAGAGGGTGAGAGTGTCAGCTATGGGGCGACGTATACAGCCAATCAAGATACGTGGATCGGCACGGTTCCAGTCGGCTATGCAGATGGGTGGATCAGGAAGCTGGCAGCAACGGAAGTGCTTGTTGGCGGAAAACGCCGGAAGATCGCAGGAAGGGTTTGTATGGATCAATTCATGATTGAACTGAAAGACAAGCTTCCAGTAGGCGAGCCGGTCGTTTTGATTGGTAAGCAAGGAGAAGACATGGTATCAGTCGATGAAATCGCCAAAAGGCTTGAAACCATTAACTATGAAGTCACTTGCTCGATTGGCCACCGCGTCCCAAGAGTATATTTAGAGGACGGCGAAAGAGTGCATGTGCGGAATCCGCTCCTTCAAGGCGGGCCAAATTTTTTATAA